The genomic region gctaaaaaaagaaaagctaacAGAGAAGACTAACTTTGTGCTTTCAGATACAAATTTAAGTGTCATTTTAAacgtgtttttatgttttctgtagGTTTAGTTAAAGCTAAGATTACACTGCACTATATGACACTATATCTTGTGTATTACCATTTATATTCGGCTGTAATGTGCATATACTGGGGTTAATTTGAAAGCCAAACATGAAAGTGTTTTTGGACCAATAAAGAAAATGCGGTAAAGAGGTATGATAGTCACGAGAAGCAAAACAGACTACGTGTGTCTGAATGAGAAGCTGATGTGACAGTAAAGCAGGAGGAGGCTGACGtggtttggatatgtgcagaaaggatgctgaatatggagctgccaggcagaagGAAAAGTGGAAGACCTCAAAGGATtcatgtagtgaaggaggacatgcagatgGTTGGTGGTGACAGAGGACGTTAGGGTTAGGATGAGATGAAGGCGGATTAGCAACCTTCAGTGAGCTGCTGAaaaaaggaggagaagaagtAGTTGTTTTGGCAATTAGGATTACCATTAATTGACTTTACGTCAGGTCAGCTGGTATTGATCCCCTGATTTTTAATAAGTGACAGAGGgataaaattattttgttttttcctcagaACTTGTAACAGTTTCCAGAGTTACATTGGATCATCTCTCCAGCACATAAAGAAAATAAGACTGGAAACATTTAATTCACTTCATTCGTTTTATGTGTGTTGTTTGTGAGCTCCATTAAAAAAACGTAGTAAGAAAGTATCTAAGAGAGCCTTTTTGTGGTCCCTACATTGCAGTTTCAGTAGAGCCCCATTAACAGCCTAAGAGGGTCTAACGTCGATGCAGTCACATTGTCTGGGCATGGTGCCCTTTTCCTAAGTCCTCAGAAATTCTTCTTCCTTTACCTTATTTTCAATCAGAAAAGTGATTAAGAAAAGATGGAGGGAGGGAAATCTTTTTTAACGATTTGACCACAGCCTCTTAGTCGTCTGACCTTTATTAAATGCAGGTTTGGTTTGTGACAGATGAGATAAATCACATTTAAGCTGTGCAGGACATTTTCTATTTGACATGTTCctgtgttttctcattttctgaTTCTAATATTCTGTCCACAAGGTGTGCAAGGTTTTGCTAATTTTTGCTTTACTGCTTCAAGGTCAGAATCAGTAAACCACAGAAACACGTCTCAGGTACCAACACTGCATGACAGACTCTAATCCAGAGTTATCAatcttctgcttttctgcagGTTACTATGGAGCCCAAGGGAGCTGAGTCTCAGCCATCCAGTGTGGGGCCGGTTGAGGTGGTGAACTCTATTCGGGAGCGAACGATCACAGAGAACAGCATGGTGATCCTCCTGCAGGGCCTTCAGGGAGAGGTGACCACGGTGGACCTGAGGAACGAGAGCACGGCACGTGGACTCGTGGTCAACGTAGATGCCTTCATGAACATACGCCTAGAGGACGTGTTGTACCGGGACCGGCGGGGTCAGCTCACACAGCTGCAGGACCTATTCATCACTGGCAGGAACATCCGCTATGTCCACATCCCCGACCATATGGACATAATGAAGACCATAGAGAGCCAGCTGGCCAAGATTCACCGCGTCCGCAACTTTGGCAGTGAAGGCGGAGGCAGGAAAGAGTTTgccaagaaaacaaaatgactttttttttttttaaatttggaaaAGACGCTGCTTGTGTAAGGTTCAGAGATTAGAGGACAAACACCAGTCTAGACCAGTAGTTTACATCCTGAGGGCCCACAAAGTGACTCCAGGGACAAGAACAGGGAGAGAGATCTCAGGTACAGTAAGATATAGTTACAGTCCTCCTTTTCGTTGTAAAATACTGGAAACTGTCTTTAGTGCTATAAAAACCGAACAGCTTGGAACCTGGGATGAAAGGCCACA from Pelmatolapia mariae isolate MD_Pm_ZW linkage group LG22, Pm_UMD_F_2, whole genome shotgun sequence harbors:
- the lsm10 gene encoding U7 snRNA-associated Sm-like protein LSm10, giving the protein MEPKGAESQPSSVGPVEVVNSIRERTITENSMVILLQGLQGEVTTVDLRNESTARGLVVNVDAFMNIRLEDVLYRDRRGQLTQLQDLFITGRNIRYVHIPDHMDIMKTIESQLAKIHRVRNFGSEGGGRKEFAKKTK